A stretch of DNA from Ranitomeya variabilis isolate aRanVar5 chromosome 1, aRanVar5.hap1, whole genome shotgun sequence:
cgctggagagcggtctgtgtgacagctctccagcgaccaaacagcgacgctgcagcgatcggcatcgttgtcgctatcgctgcagcgtcgcttaatgtgaaggtacctttagttggttTGCTTTCCCTCACAGCACTTTTCCTTTTATCTCTGTTATGCTCTTGGaaaggcttagggtaccgtcacacagtgccattttcatcgctacgacggcacgatccgtgacgtcgcagcgtcgtatgattatcgctccagcgtcgtagactgcggtcacactttgcaatcacggcgctggagcgatgccgaagtccccgggtaaccagggtaaacatcgggttactaagcgcagggccgcgcttagtaacccgatgtttaccctggttaccagcgtaaacgtaaaaaaaacaaacagtacatacttacattccggtgtctgtaccccggcgttctgcttctctgcactgtgtaagcaccatagccggaaagcagagtggtgacgtcaccgctgtgctcgctttccggccggcaggcgctcacagtgcagagaagccgagacgccggaggacagacaccggaatgtgagtatgtagtgtttggtttttttacgtttacgctggtaaccagggtaaacatcgggttactaagcgcggccctgcgcttagttacccgatgtttaccctggttacaagcgaacacatcgctggatcggtgtcacacacaacgatccagcgatgtcagcgggtgatcaagcgacgaaagaaagttccaaacgatctgctacgacgtacgattctcagcagggtccctgatcgctgctgcatgtcagacactgcgatatcgtatggatatcgctagaacgtcacgaatcgtaccgtcgtagcgatgaaaatggcactgtgtgacggtacccttacttgatCCATTTATTTTTGGTACTCCTTAACCTTTACTCCTGCAGTTTATTTGAATGCGTCTTAGTTTGTCACCTTGGGTTCTTTAATCTCTCCTCACACTTTGCTTTCCTTTTGTTGGTAGTTTCttgtggcctcctgattcctcaggaGGTAGGTGGAACCTCTGGATGGCCTTTTAGGGAAGCAAGTCCGAGGTAATTTTTTTTAGTTGTTCAGCTACGGCCTTTCTAGTATGCACAGGGACCAGTTGTTGTCGGGGTGTTTCACTGGTGTGAGTGTGAACATGTGTATAAGAATAATGAAGAAAGCTGATGTGCTGCATGTGTCCAGGCTAATTTATGTGTGACGTCTGTCTTAATGGGTTCTCTTTAATCATTTCCAGTTATTAGTTTCTTTGTGTAGAAACACCTAACTGAATTTTTGTTTTTAAAACCttgttttttatagcattttttcaaAAGAGTATTACAGTAAAAACAAGTTCATATAATGGACAGCAAATGAACAGAATGAGTGTACACAACATGTGTATGAGATAGGAGATATTGGAGTGTTGGTAACATTAAGAAATCCTTATTAATTGAGTCAAGTGTGACAATTTTGGTTAGTGAAACATCAAAGCAATATGATATTAAATTACAGAGAATAATGCATGTGACTAAAACTGGGCAAGTGGGATAGTTTATGGGGATGACATGGAGGTAATAGAGCCTTATTATTGTGAAGGGATGGAAAAACCCCATTAAAAGAGTTCAAGACTTAATATAGGAATCACAGAGGAAAATGCTTGAAAATGTAAAGCTTTCCAAATCTTATGACCTTTTTTAATAGTCTTGTTTGTTTCCAAGAAAAAAGCTTGCAAACAACTTCTTTATTAATAAACTTAACAGCGCTTCTCAGTGGTTATTTATCAGATTATTGATATATTGATGACGTTATAAATTTATATCCACAATATGTGGGCTCTAGAGCACATACAGTACACCAATAATGGTACCTTTTGTCCATTTTTTGCCACTGAAAAAGGAGTATGATAGACTGTGTAACATATGTGGCTGACTTCTAGTTACTGTACCAATAAATATACTTTAACttctttccgacattgggcataatagtaagcCCACgtcagactccccctgtttggtgcgggcactggcgctgagtgccacgggtggaatcgctgacagcagcatttaactcgtgtTTCCTGGAAGCGCTTCCTTTATCCCGCCCATCAATGACTCCgttacatgatcgcgggtcaccaatgggtcaaCATGACAACCAGAGTTGTCCAGCAAacgtctatggttgtcatagccagattgctatgagcgcctcccggtggtcagcactcatagcaagtgagcatttctgctacacacaggcgatctgatcatcgcctgtgtgtatcaGAGTCAATCGAACtagtgcagcttctagtttcccatggagactattaaagcatgcaaaaagtaaaaaaaagttttaaaaaatattaaaaatgaaaaatattaataattatactattatattattatattaataattaatattaaatcacccccctttcacaccattcaaaataaaacaataagaaaaaaattaattacacatgtatttggtattaccgcattcagaattgcctgatctatcaatgtaataaaataattaacctgatcgctaaatggcgtaatgagaaagaaaagtcaaaacgacagaattatggttttttttggtagccgcaacattgcatttaattgcaataacgggtgatcaaaagatcgtatctgcaccaaaatggtataattaaaaacgccaactcagtgtgcaaaaaataagccctcacctaactccAGATCataaaaaaatggagatgctatgggtatcggaaaatggggcaatttttttttaacaaaccttggaattttttttcaccacttagataaaaaagaacctacacatgtttggtatccatgaacttgtaatgacccggagaatcataatgacaggtcagttttagcatttagtgaacatggtgaaaaaaacaaaaactgtggaattgcaattttttgcaatgtcaccacacttggaattttttttcctgttttccagtacatgatatgttaatgccaatggtgtccttcaaaagtacaacttgtcccgcaaaaaacaagccctctcattTCCACACTGacagaataataaaaaagttatggctctggaaagaaggggagcaaaaaaaggaaaacgcaaaaactgaaatacccctggtcgttaagggattAAGTGGCTCCTGTCATCTACGataacgctattaatctgcagattaatagcgttatGAATGTGCCCATCCACTGTACTGAAAGTGCAGCAGCCAGGAgtaaatgaactttattcttcctGGAAGTCGCCAGCTTCCAGTGATGCATGCCAATTGCAGTCCCTGCTCACTGCACTGAGAACGGCAGTTGTAGGAACGCACCACATTGAATGGCAGCTGTAATTATGCACTGCATAGCCGGTTGTCAGTGCTTTCAGCCATTCAACCAATGGCTTTCAGACATTGTTCTTTCGCAATTGCTCCGTGaacgcctgtatgactgaaagtTGGCAACTTCCGAGTGAATTAAAATTAATTTTCTCCTGGGTGCTACACTTTCAGTACTGAGGCCGGGCACCTTcataatgctattaacttgcacaTTAACCCTGTATCTGAAGCTTAGGCTGGGGTCATTCTTGCGAGTTCAGTGCAAGTCTCACAAATCAAGTCctggcacagccgctggcactcgggaccggagtgtgcggctgtatgtatttctatcggctgtgtcgggtattgatgcgtgagtttctcgcattgaactcgcaagtgtgaccccagccttattagCAGTATGGGACATGAAAAGTACTCTTTAAGAAATGTCTCCAGAAAAAGTTGATAGACCTTCTGGGATGTATTTTATAAGATTTTCCGCACATTGGCATTAGGAAGTGGTAAATGCAATTTGGCTTCCTATTCATTAGGGTAAGGTATGCTCTGAAATCAGTATTTATGAAGCTCATGCAGGATGGAGATTATTAGTCCTAGTACATATGGGACATACCTATATCTGTGTTTAAAAATTTTAAAAGGTAAAAGTTGAATGGTAAATCACATAAAAGCCTTTATAGGTCTTTATAGGTGACAGAAGAACTGATATGGGCCCAGGCCAGTGGAAAGTTTGTGGACCACAAAAGTAGAAGGCTTTCTTCGATTTAAGTTTGCAGTCTACAAAAAGTTTCTCAAAAATGCCTTCCATAATTAAGCATTatgataaattttattaaataaaaaaataaaacatactgtAGATTATGTTATATTGTTAGACACAGAATATTTACTCATGCAAAACAGTGTGAACTTGGAGATTAATGAAAATAATCTTTGGATTATCAGCTGTTTTATAGTTACAATGCTGGAAAACTTGGAAGAGAGCTTGTATTGCTTTCTTTAGCTTTGGACTTCCCAGAATTAGGATGACAGACTGTGCTGGGGAGTAAATGTAGATGACCATCAAACAAACACAAAATCCAACGCTGCTTGGAGGAAAAAGGTCCACAAACATTATGATTTCTGAGATGTAGAATGATAGATAGAGTACTAGAAGCCAGCCAACAGTCCTAGCTGCTCTTTCTTTAGCTTCTGTTCGTGGTCGTGGACTTACGGAGCTGTTGCTGTTTTCAAGGTTCTTACTCTTGGTCCTGAGTGATTTAAGAATTAGGCAATTGGAAATGCCCACAAGAATTAAAGGGATTGAGCAGCCTATAATATTGCTGGATAGCAAGTAGGCAATGCTCAATTTCGGTACATTGCTTTCCAAACTCTGGTTAGTAGGTGCACCCTCATTTGGAAACTCTCTGTATGTGCTCCATATAGCTGGAACACTAATAGCCACAGATGTGAGAGCAGTAGCCACAAGGAAACACGGAACCAATTTTGGGATTTCTAATTTGAGGCGTACTAAGAAAGGGTTTGTGAATATGACTATTTGCAGACAGTAATAAACACTGAGGCAGACTGTGAACCAGAAACTTGCATAGACAGGAAGAAATAATAAGGCATTAAAAGTGGCATAGACTTCATCTGAATAGTACAGGTCGCTCCACAGAAGGCTTAGAAAGTCGTTTGCCATCATGACAATTTGAAATGTGATGTTGGACAGACCGAGTGTCACCAGAATTAAGTCAGAAGAGCCAAGACTCTTGCCTTTCACCTTTTCCACAAGATTAACTGACACAATTACACAGTTTGTGAAGATCCCCAAAGTGGTGGTAACTCCCAAGATAGCCATGGATGTGAGGATAAAAACAGACGTCATCATTTGTGCTATAACATTAGCTTTCCTACAAGCTGTAAAGAAACATTGGAAAGTTCAGTCTATCTCATTAAATACTCTTTATATACATGATACACAATATGTGTATTTTACAAACCTTTCCAACATGGACAAGCTTTGTAGTTATGGTTAGTTTAAATTATATATAAAATAAGCCTCCAACAGCAAAGACACCTCAACTGCCAGTGAGCCAAATTCCTGGTAAAATCAGATCATGGAACAAAAAGTACACTACTACCCATTCATTACAGTTCCTTACTACCCAAAATATAGCCGAAAAGTGCCATAGGAAAACTATAAAAAATTACCACATGAGAAAAGTTGCTGAATTTTCCTAAgataacaattagtgatgagtgagtgtactcgttgctcatgtTTTCcgctgccgagatgaaaactaaatctccaagcagtcataaatactcggaggtcacccgagcatgctcgggaaaactcgagcaacgagtacactcgctcatcactaataacaatcCCAAAGGATAAAATATGGCATAATTGTATATGTGCCAGAAGAGGCTACCCTCAAAATCTCAGCAAGGATGGTACTAATGAGAGATTTTAAATCTTATCGAGTTTTAAGTATCTAAAAAGGGCAAGGATGTGTATAAAAATCAGGTGCCAATGTGTATTTACCAGTCACAGTTTTATGGATTGGAAAGAGATAGCCATTGTTGATAAAAATAACATGATATATGTCATAGTTTTCCATATTTATGAAGTTTatgaaaaatttaaatacaagaaaTTTTTTTTCTAAGTAGTAAAAAATTCAAAATATTGAGATGGAAAGTTGTTGTGGGTGGTGTTAATCACTTAGGCAAGGTAACAATGCAATTAGTTTTATTCCTGATGTCCACGATCATACAGCATCTCCAGGTAGATGGGCAAAATACATTGCGTCCACAAGATCCCAACCTTAGATCGGTAATTCCATTGCTCCCATACCAgatgatacccactgtctcccatcttttggttggcccacagtttTTGGTATCTCCAGTCGGTAAAGTCTGCAGTCAAAGCCTTTGTTCCTCCAAATGACAGATATCATGACCGCAGCACATGTATCCAACTCCAGCCAGCAAAAAAACTTCAATTTTCTCGTTAGTGTCCTAAATACCCCAAGCAAACTCCCCGGAATTGAGCCTAGCCCTCGGGAAACACCCTCCAAAGCTAAATGTGCATTGGTGGTGGTATTTTCCTCAGGCTGCGccccatcacctgggactgcatgtgagaccccctgtggtgacagttccactgggtctactatccccatccacacaatgggactagTGACTTGGAGGACAATGGTTTGAGGCCCCTGAGAAACTAACTAGAGTACTGGAATGATTGCTTTAGCTGATTACCAATTTTGTGTCTGACCTAATGTGTGCAATGGATTCAACTCACATGTCTTCGTCTGCTTTCTGTCACTAAATGGAAACATTGATTACTGAAGCTGAACACTTTCCTGGAGAAATTTGTGCCCTtaaactgacgagcaagcaaatatCGAATAAAGCACAGCAAGCAAT
This window harbors:
- the LOC143795121 gene encoding taste receptor type 2 member 40-like, whose amino-acid sequence is MTSVFILTSMAILGVTTTLGIFTNCVIVSVNLVEKVKGKSLGSSDLILVTLGLSNITFQIVMMANDFLSLLWSDLYYSDEVYATFNALLFLPVYASFWFTVCLSVYYCLQIVIFTNPFLVRLKLEIPKLVPCFLVATALTSVAISVPAIWSTYREFPNEGAPTNQSLESNVPKLSIAYLLSSNIIGCSIPLILVGISNCLILKSLRTKSKNLENSNSSVSPRPRTEAKERAARTVGWLLVLYLSFYISEIIMFVDLFPPSSVGFCVCLMVIYIYSPAQSVILILGSPKLKKAIQALFQVFQHCNYKTADNPKIIFINLQVHTVLHE